A window of Reinekea marina contains these coding sequences:
- a CDS encoding TrmH family RNA methyltransferase yields MLRAAGCFNANQVLYTGNRFDIAKKFQTDTKQANHSIGLTKVECFDGEKPTQAKLVCVDLVEGAIPLMDFEHPEQALYVFGPEDGSINQETISKADAVVYIPTTGCLNLAASVNVLLYDRLAKSTHIDRSNELIIRSRDRNNQTRVTDSE; encoded by the coding sequence GTGTTACGAGCCGCGGGTTGCTTTAATGCCAATCAGGTTCTCTACACGGGTAATCGGTTTGATATTGCCAAAAAGTTTCAAACCGACACCAAGCAAGCCAATCATAGTATTGGGCTTACAAAGGTTGAGTGTTTTGATGGTGAAAAGCCGACACAGGCAAAGTTAGTATGCGTTGATCTTGTTGAAGGTGCGATTCCACTGATGGATTTTGAACACCCTGAGCAGGCACTCTATGTATTTGGCCCTGAAGATGGCTCTATAAACCAAGAAACCATTTCTAAAGCGGATGCCGTTGTGTATATCCCAACCACTGGCTGTTTAAATTTGGCCGCATCTGTCAACGTGCTTTTGTACGACCGACTGGCTAAAAGCACGCACATAGACCGAAGCAACGAATTAATCATTCGCTCTAGAGACAGAAACAACCAAACACGCGTTACAGACTCTGAATAA
- a CDS encoding cysteine-rich CWC family protein yields the protein MTDSVNKPENTCPFCQQDNSCSAQSKEPCWCFNVSIPNELVALVPPQQINKHCICSVCLSKYQESPERFIQSL from the coding sequence TTGACAGATAGCGTAAATAAGCCTGAAAACACTTGCCCTTTTTGCCAGCAAGACAATAGCTGTTCTGCACAAAGCAAAGAACCTTGTTGGTGCTTTAACGTAAGTATTCCCAACGAACTTGTCGCGCTTGTGCCGCCACAGCAAATAAATAAACACTGCATATGCTCTGTATGCCTAAGCAAATACCAAGAAAGCCCTGAGCGCTTTATTCAGAGTCTGTAA
- a CDS encoding 16S rRNA pseudouridine(516) synthase, whose product MRYNESILNPDVRGESTGHGKYMKSKRFRLDRFLCHHFQMSKRQAQQLLAAQQVSVDGKVVNDPQQIVDQFSTVICAEQQKVGLERTYIMFNKPAGVLSATKDNNQTTVMDSIDPTNAQALHIAGRLDKNSTGLLILSNDARWSEQLSGAQYGCEKTYLVTVRDPISDECVDAFAQGLYFDYEGIVTRPAKLTRLALCQAQVKLTEGRYHQIKRMFGRFRNPVMSIHRTQIGPIVLDDQLPAGQFRPLTSKEISFDR is encoded by the coding sequence TTGCGATATAATGAAAGCATCCTAAACCCTGACGTAAGGGGCGAGTCAACAGGGCATGGCAAATATATGAAATCTAAACGCTTCAGGTTGGATCGTTTTTTGTGTCACCATTTTCAAATGAGCAAGCGACAAGCCCAGCAATTGTTGGCCGCTCAACAAGTCAGCGTTGATGGCAAAGTGGTAAACGACCCTCAACAGATAGTCGATCAATTCTCAACGGTCATCTGTGCCGAGCAACAAAAAGTAGGGTTAGAGCGTACTTATATTATGTTCAATAAACCCGCGGGTGTATTGAGCGCTACAAAAGACAATAACCAAACAACGGTCATGGACAGTATTGATCCAACCAATGCCCAAGCGTTACACATTGCTGGGCGGCTCGATAAAAACTCCACCGGATTGTTAATCCTGAGCAATGATGCACGCTGGAGCGAGCAATTAAGCGGCGCTCAATATGGTTGTGAAAAAACCTACCTAGTTACCGTAAGGGATCCTATCAGCGATGAATGCGTTGACGCCTTTGCTCAAGGGTTGTATTTCGATTATGAAGGCATCGTCACCCGCCCCGCCAAGCTAACCCGTTTAGCGCTTTGCCAAGCCCAAGTTAAGTTAACTGAAGGCCGATATCACCAAATAAAGCGCATGTTTGGGCGATTTCGGAACCCGGTAATGTCGATTCATCGCACTCAGATTGGGCCAATTGTCTTAGATGATCAGTTACCAGCGGGCCAATTTAGGCCTCTAACCTCGAAGGAAATTTCATTTGACAGATAG
- a CDS encoding MerR family transcriptional regulator, whose protein sequence is MLSLYRNRVKEALSTMQTQPPKTIGEAAKFCHVSVKTLRHYDAIGLLKPSVRSQANYRLYTQSDLEKLHSILVYRALGLSLKQVSEILAADGLSKIALLQQQYSDLEQHIDRLTHIKSTVKEMIQKETTPMKNKQFDAFKGFDPDLYEAETREKWGHTEAYKESKKRTQHYSKDDWEQYNKKVDALNQTLAEHLKQGLPSDDSQVIETAENMRLLIDQWFYPCSKEMHANLGQMYTMDERFTAYYESIHPGLANYLMHATQANLQHSPE, encoded by the coding sequence ATGCTTTCATTATATCGCAACAGGGTTAAAGAGGCACTTTCAACTATGCAAACGCAACCCCCCAAAACGATAGGTGAGGCTGCAAAGTTTTGCCACGTCAGTGTTAAAACACTGCGCCACTACGATGCCATTGGGCTATTAAAGCCCAGTGTTAGATCGCAGGCAAATTACAGACTTTACACTCAATCCGATCTCGAGAAACTGCATAGCATTTTGGTGTATCGAGCCTTGGGTTTAAGTTTAAAACAAGTCAGTGAAATCTTGGCGGCCGATGGTTTGTCTAAGATTGCACTACTTCAGCAGCAATACAGCGATTTAGAGCAACACATCGACCGACTCACGCACATAAAGTCGACCGTTAAAGAGATGATCCAAAAGGAGACGACCCCAATGAAAAACAAACAGTTTGATGCCTTTAAAGGTTTTGATCCCGATCTGTATGAAGCAGAGACAAGAGAGAAATGGGGTCACACTGAGGCTTACAAAGAATCTAAAAAAAGAACACAGCACTACAGCAAGGACGATTGGGAGCAATACAATAAAAAAGTAGATGCATTAAACCAAACATTGGCCGAGCATTTAAAGCAAGGCTTGCCGAGTGATGACTCGCAGGTTATTGAGACAGCCGAAAATATGCGGCTGTTAATAGATCAATGGTTTTACCCTTGCTCAAAAGAAATGCACGCCAATCTTGGGCAAATGTATACCATGGATGAGCGCTTTACGGCGTACTATGAAAGCATTCACCCTGGTTTAGCCAATTACTTAATGCATGCGACCCAAGCCAATCTTCAACACTCGCCCGAGTAG
- a CDS encoding aspartate/glutamate racemase family protein, with protein MKGCFVMKKIGLIGGMSWESTELYYRQINELTKQALGGHHSARLVLDSLDFHPVMEMQHQNNWQGTADVLVESAKNIERAGADFILICTNTMHKVAPEVDAAVGIPLLHLADATAQAIINDGHTTVGFLGTKFSMEDDFYIGRLKEKYGLTVITPNKTDRELVHKVIYEELCLGQINDQSREQYIRIIQALADQGAQCVIEGCTEIAMLVNQSHTPVKLYDTTAIHAQMAVEFALAP; from the coding sequence ATGAAAGGATGCTTTGTGATGAAAAAAATTGGCTTAATCGGTGGCATGAGTTGGGAATCCACTGAATTGTATTACCGGCAAATAAACGAGTTGACCAAGCAAGCCTTAGGCGGGCACCACAGTGCTCGATTAGTATTAGACAGCTTAGATTTTCACCCAGTGATGGAAATGCAACATCAAAATAACTGGCAAGGTACCGCTGATGTGTTGGTCGAAAGTGCTAAAAATATCGAAAGGGCAGGGGCCGATTTTATTTTGATTTGCACAAACACGATGCACAAAGTGGCTCCAGAGGTCGACGCTGCGGTCGGTATCCCACTACTGCATTTAGCCGATGCCACTGCGCAGGCCATTATTAACGATGGTCATACTACAGTTGGCTTTTTAGGCACCAAGTTTTCAATGGAAGATGATTTTTATATCGGTCGGTTAAAAGAAAAATACGGATTAACGGTGATAACACCCAATAAAACCGATCGCGAGTTGGTGCATAAAGTAATCTATGAAGAGCTCTGCTTAGGGCAAATAAATGATCAATCTCGCGAGCAATATATACGAATTATTCAAGCGTTGGCCGATCAAGGTGCACAATGCGTTATAGAAGGCTGCACAGAAATAGCCATGCTGGTCAACCAAAGCCATACACCCGTAAAACTTTATGATACTACAGCCATTCATGCGCAAATGGCCGTAGAGTTTGCATTGGCACCCTAG
- a CDS encoding adenine nucleotide alpha hydrolase → MGFYAIQFESLVDKLDQLGKKTKGNFIMQKPTYISWSTGKDSAWATYQLQQDSSVSIKGILCTVNAQFKRTAMHAVRIDLLQRQAAALNLPLQLLEIPYPCNNEQYLEIMQKANDALVEKGVEYLCFGDLFLEDVRQYRIDNLKNTGINPVFPLWQKDTSELANEMIQGGVKAIVTCIDPKVLDKRFVGREYNHQFIADLPNGVDPCGENGEFHTFVYQGPMFQQTIEVEVGDVVERDGFVFADVSLANLNDS, encoded by the coding sequence TTGGGCTTTTATGCTATTCAATTCGAATCTCTAGTAGATAAACTAGACCAGCTAGGCAAAAAAACTAAAGGAAACTTCATCATGCAAAAGCCTACGTACATTTCATGGAGTACCGGTAAAGATTCGGCATGGGCAACCTACCAGTTGCAACAAGATTCAAGTGTGTCGATAAAAGGCATTTTATGTACGGTGAATGCTCAGTTTAAGCGCACAGCCATGCATGCCGTTCGTATTGATCTGTTACAACGTCAAGCTGCTGCGTTGAATTTGCCGCTTCAACTGTTAGAAATTCCTTACCCATGCAATAACGAGCAATACCTAGAGATTATGCAAAAAGCAAACGATGCGTTAGTTGAAAAAGGCGTTGAGTATTTATGCTTTGGTGATTTATTTTTAGAAGATGTTCGGCAGTATCGGATTGATAATTTAAAAAACACGGGCATTAACCCTGTTTTTCCCTTGTGGCAAAAAGATACCTCTGAATTGGCGAACGAGATGATTCAAGGCGGTGTAAAAGCGATTGTGACCTGTATTGACCCTAAAGTGTTAGATAAACGCTTTGTAGGGCGAGAGTACAATCATCAATTCATAGCTGACTTACCCAATGGTGTAGACCCATGTGGAGAGAACGGTGAATTTCATACCTTTGTCTATCAAGGACCTATGTTTCAACAAACTATTGAGGTTGAGGTTGGTGACGTAGTCGAACGTGATGGCTTTGTTTTTGCTGATGTCAGCTTGGCTAATCTCAACGATTCTTAA
- a CDS encoding DEAD/DEAH box helicase, translating into MTFASFGLAPALLKAVEAKGYQQPTPIQSAAIPEILNKHDVMAGAQTGTGKTAAFALPILHRLHETNSDQPLVKALVLAPTRELAQQVSQSFSFYGQHTHHKVVMAYGGVSINNQLSALEQGVDILVATPGRLLDLLSRKAVDLSALEFLVLDEADRMLDMGFIDDIKRILKSVPSTRQTLLFSATFDDAIFKLSQGLLQDPKLIEVDQRNAAASQVEQIAYEVDKHKKREITSYLIGSNNWQQVLIFTRTKVGADTLAKEMCKDGLKTQSIHGDKSQGARERALADFKNGSIRALVATDVASRGLDIAQLKYVINYELPHNAEDYIHRIGRTGRAGETGKAITLLSADEKWLLDEVHKILDTRLLQQWLPGYEPDLDQNFSPEKPKKSKRGNSGSHRKSRRPRR; encoded by the coding sequence ATGACATTTGCTTCATTTGGCTTAGCACCTGCACTGTTAAAAGCAGTTGAGGCTAAGGGCTACCAACAGCCAACGCCCATTCAATCGGCTGCCATTCCTGAGATTTTAAACAAACACGATGTGATGGCCGGAGCACAAACAGGTACCGGTAAAACGGCCGCCTTCGCCCTGCCCATTTTACATCGGCTGCACGAGACCAACAGCGACCAGCCCTTGGTTAAAGCCTTGGTGCTTGCGCCCACTCGCGAGCTGGCTCAACAAGTGAGCCAAAGCTTTTCATTTTATGGCCAACATACCCATCATAAAGTAGTTATGGCTTATGGTGGCGTTAGTATCAACAATCAGTTAAGCGCCCTCGAACAAGGCGTCGATATACTTGTAGCCACGCCTGGGCGATTGTTAGATTTGCTTTCTCGAAAGGCCGTAGATTTATCGGCGCTTGAATTTTTAGTGTTAGATGAAGCCGACCGGATGCTCGACATGGGTTTTATAGACGATATAAAACGCATCTTAAAATCAGTACCCAGCACCCGACAAACTCTCCTATTTTCGGCCACCTTTGATGATGCGATCTTTAAATTAAGCCAAGGGTTACTGCAAGACCCAAAACTCATTGAAGTGGACCAGCGAAATGCCGCAGCGAGCCAAGTAGAGCAAATAGCCTACGAAGTTGATAAACATAAAAAGCGTGAAATAACCTCTTACTTAATTGGTTCCAACAACTGGCAACAAGTTTTAATTTTTACACGCACGAAAGTAGGTGCCGATACGCTAGCGAAAGAAATGTGCAAAGACGGTTTAAAAACCCAATCTATACACGGAGATAAATCCCAAGGGGCTCGTGAACGCGCCTTAGCCGATTTTAAAAATGGCAGCATCCGTGCGCTGGTTGCAACTGATGTCGCCAGCCGAGGTTTAGATATTGCTCAACTTAAATATGTTATTAACTACGAGTTGCCTCACAATGCTGAAGACTATATTCATCGAATCGGTCGCACGGGTCGTGCCGGCGAAACAGGTAAAGCGATTACCTTGTTAAGTGCCGATGAAAAATGGTTGCTCGATGAAGTTCATAAAATTTTAGATACTCGATTACTTCAGCAATGGCTACCCGGGTACGAGCCAGATTTAGATCAAAACTTTTCGCCCGAAAAGCCCAAAAAATCTAAACGCGGCAATAGCGGAAGCCATCGAAAATCAAGAAGACCACGTCGATAA
- a CDS encoding flagellar basal body P-ring protein FlgI produces the protein MKTIFLILLISLSMAAHAEPLGNLASVEDGLDSTNLDNVSDDYIRLTLNVASYQTASAIKNAVESWLGPDMVIVESASLLKIQAPRDSTARVEFLSALLNLDIQ, from the coding sequence ATGAAAACCATCTTTCTCATTTTATTAATATCCTTGAGCATGGCTGCGCATGCCGAACCGCTGGGTAACTTAGCCTCAGTTGAAGATGGTTTAGACTCAACAAACCTTGATAATGTTTCTGATGATTATATAAGGCTGACGTTAAATGTGGCCTCTTACCAAACCGCAAGCGCTATAAAAAATGCGGTTGAATCCTGGTTAGGTCCCGACATGGTGATAGTAGAAAGCGCTTCCTTGTTAAAAATTCAAGCACCGAGAGACAGTACTGCGAGAGTAGAATTTTTGAGTGCGTTATTGAACTTGGATATTCAATAA
- a CDS encoding ATP-binding protein — protein sequence MKVLSLRCFFQRRWLSMNRVAIVDDQKSSRLIIQKVVSETYDSELFSSGEELFNAYQAGTRWDMVLSDLHMKDTTGRDVVEYFKAKNIPVMILTADSERSVESELLSCGATDFVTKPIHPEILLNRIAIQLRLREQTEQINATQDQLIQSEKLAALGQLAAGVAHEINNPIGFVSSNMNLIGRYVGKINEELEALKEHCEQDPTGAGTLLYATWSAKTKIPMYMESLEEITGESKDGLVRVRDIVKDLKEYSHIGEVKFEHSDINHLLESSVNLLRNEIKYKAEVEFDLANDATVECIASQLGQVFVNIIVNACHAIEEFGRIGVKTTADADNIVVSISDNGKGMSEEVKRKIFDPFFTTKGIGKGTGIGLAITQSIIERHNGNVEVDSVEGEGTTFIISLPKEQPEQTEEELSSAQE from the coding sequence ATGAAAGTACTGAGTTTACGATGCTTTTTCCAAAGGAGGTGGTTGTCAATGAATAGAGTCGCAATTGTTGATGATCAAAAATCCAGTCGTTTGATTATTCAAAAAGTGGTTTCTGAAACCTATGACTCAGAACTGTTCAGTTCGGGCGAAGAGCTGTTCAATGCCTACCAAGCTGGCACTCGTTGGGATATGGTTTTATCCGATTTACACATGAAAGACACCACAGGCCGAGATGTGGTTGAGTATTTTAAGGCTAAGAATATTCCTGTGATGATATTAACCGCTGACAGCGAACGCTCGGTCGAGTCTGAATTGCTCAGTTGCGGCGCGACAGATTTTGTAACCAAACCGATTCACCCTGAAATTTTGCTGAATCGAATCGCTATCCAATTGAGGTTAAGGGAGCAAACGGAGCAAATTAATGCAACCCAAGATCAGTTAATCCAATCAGAGAAGTTGGCGGCGCTAGGTCAACTGGCCGCCGGCGTGGCGCATGAAATAAACAATCCCATTGGCTTTGTTTCTTCCAATATGAATCTCATTGGTCGTTACGTGGGTAAAATAAATGAAGAATTAGAGGCATTAAAGGAACACTGTGAACAAGACCCAACAGGTGCAGGCACACTTCTATATGCTACTTGGTCGGCGAAAACCAAAATCCCAATGTATATGGAAAGCTTAGAAGAAATAACCGGCGAATCAAAAGATGGCCTTGTACGGGTTCGTGATATCGTGAAAGATTTAAAAGAGTATTCTCATATCGGTGAAGTTAAGTTTGAACATTCCGATATTAACCACCTTCTTGAGTCGTCAGTGAATTTACTGCGCAATGAGATTAAATATAAGGCCGAAGTCGAATTTGATTTGGCCAACGATGCAACCGTGGAATGTATTGCTTCGCAGTTAGGGCAAGTGTTTGTGAACATAATCGTCAATGCTTGCCATGCCATTGAGGAGTTTGGTCGTATAGGCGTTAAGACTACCGCCGATGCTGACAACATCGTTGTCTCTATTTCGGATAATGGTAAGGGGATGAGCGAAGAAGTGAAACGTAAAATTTTTGACCCTTTCTTCACCACCAAGGGCATTGGAAAAGGAACGGGTATTGGTTTAGCCATTACTCAATCGATTATTGAGCGTCACAATGGTAATGTTGAAGTTGACAGTGTCGAAGGCGAAGGCACTACTTTTATAATCAGTCTACCCAAAGAGCAGCCTGAGCAAACTGAAGAAGAACTCAGCAGCGCGCAAGAATAA
- a CDS encoding sensor histidine kinase produces MQLNSSEQPSVDLHWLLSEAEHAFAHCKNLDDICHEAVQISLNVLCIDRAGILLLSDDQTKVKGTWGTDKNGQIKDEHDLEMSLYDNHWMKDSLEQKGALIVKENIPLTSYDKEVGTGWNAIVSIWHGEKPIGWFACDNLIKGAPMTAHLKDVIAVFGTIFGQWYIRKRTEMELHELTDTLEQQIYEKTSELQATIDSLSSTQSELVDTEKANALSHFTAGVAHEINNPISFIKSNLSYIGKVSSKVLESIEALNLDSLNKPSQMLKEVDQVIDESVEGLDRVSDIVSLLQPLNKLADEEPQVFDVKSSIEFYIMSLEEGSEYVDLILPDEPISVCLPLQVFTLALDNIVRNAVYAVKDKANPKISVYYFKDELNFGVSVLDNGVGITEEDLPNIFNAFFTTKPVGEGVGLGLALSENLLKMVNGAVKAKSVLNESTEFTMLFPKEVVVNE; encoded by the coding sequence ATGCAACTGAACTCATCCGAACAGCCATCTGTAGATCTACATTGGTTATTATCGGAAGCTGAACATGCTTTCGCACACTGTAAAAATTTAGACGACATTTGCCATGAAGCGGTGCAAATATCCTTAAATGTCTTATGTATTGATCGGGCAGGCATACTTTTGCTGTCCGATGATCAAACAAAGGTGAAAGGGACCTGGGGAACAGACAAAAACGGGCAAATTAAAGACGAGCATGATTTAGAAATGTCGCTTTACGATAATCACTGGATGAAAGACTCGCTTGAACAAAAAGGTGCATTAATTGTAAAAGAAAACATACCCCTCACAAGTTACGACAAAGAAGTGGGAACCGGTTGGAACGCAATTGTCTCTATCTGGCATGGTGAAAAACCGATTGGCTGGTTTGCGTGTGATAACCTTATTAAAGGAGCACCCATGACCGCGCACCTAAAGGATGTCATAGCGGTTTTCGGCACCATTTTTGGGCAGTGGTACATCCGTAAACGAACGGAAATGGAATTGCATGAGCTGACCGACACGCTCGAACAACAAATTTATGAAAAAACCAGCGAGCTTCAGGCGACCATCGATAGCTTGTCGAGTACCCAAAGTGAATTGGTCGATACTGAGAAAGCTAACGCCTTGAGCCATTTTACCGCGGGTGTTGCTCATGAAATTAATAACCCCATTAGTTTCATAAAAAGTAATTTATCCTACATCGGCAAAGTAAGCTCTAAAGTTTTAGAGTCTATTGAAGCGTTAAATTTAGATAGTTTGAATAAGCCCAGTCAAATGTTGAAAGAAGTCGATCAAGTCATCGATGAATCTGTTGAAGGCTTGGATCGAGTCTCAGATATCGTGTCGCTCTTACAACCATTGAATAAACTGGCCGATGAAGAACCGCAAGTATTTGATGTGAAAAGCTCTATTGAATTTTACATCATGAGTTTGGAAGAAGGCTCTGAGTACGTTGATTTAATATTACCCGATGAACCAATTTCGGTTTGCTTACCTTTGCAGGTGTTTACCCTAGCTCTTGATAATATCGTCAGAAATGCCGTATACGCCGTTAAAGACAAAGCAAACCCTAAAATCAGTGTGTACTATTTTAAAGACGAATTAAATTTTGGTGTCAGCGTGTTAGATAACGGCGTCGGCATTACTGAAGAAGACTTACCTAATATATTTAATGCGTTTTTCACCACTAAGCCAGTGGGTGAAGGAGTCGGGTTAGGGTTAGCCTTAAGTGAGAATTTATTGAAAATGGTGAATGGTGCGGTGAAAGCAAAAAGTGTCTTGAATGAAAGTACTGAGTTTACGATGCTTTTTCCAAAGGAGGTGGTTGTCAATGAATAG
- a CDS encoding response regulator: MPRGYMAKILVVDDEANVAKSVMRLLEEQGFQVFTAENGKNALDILNSESDISVVISDQRMPVMTGADLFKQMQLDHPLVKRVLLTGYTEMETLRKAINQGSIFRLLLKPWDDSELINCIQEAVAAFNLERENRSIKEKLTKLNINLERSVDQKNRELSMNIHSLERYELIISQLPIGIICLSDEGMIVLANKQFYHDFNIDHAIEGLPFNRILPAEMNNLIENFEDGRHHTIETDTAKFDVTSNFLRDNNHVFGKTLSIRVLTK, from the coding sequence ATGCCTAGAGGATATATGGCTAAGATACTCGTAGTAGACGATGAAGCGAACGTTGCTAAGTCTGTGATGCGCCTTTTAGAAGAGCAGGGATTTCAAGTATTTACCGCTGAAAATGGCAAAAACGCACTCGACATACTTAATAGTGAAAGCGACATCAGCGTGGTCATTTCTGACCAGCGAATGCCGGTGATGACGGGGGCTGATCTGTTTAAGCAAATGCAACTCGATCACCCACTGGTGAAACGAGTATTGCTCACAGGTTACACTGAAATGGAGACGTTGCGAAAAGCCATCAACCAAGGGTCCATATTTAGATTATTGCTAAAACCCTGGGATGACAGTGAGCTCATAAATTGCATCCAAGAAGCCGTTGCTGCCTTCAATTTAGAACGTGAGAACAGATCGATCAAAGAAAAATTAACCAAGCTCAATATAAATTTAGAGCGATCGGTAGATCAGAAAAATCGTGAATTGAGTATGAATATTCATTCACTAGAGCGCTATGAGTTAATTATTTCTCAATTACCTATCGGAATAATTTGCCTTAGCGATGAAGGGATGATCGTGCTCGCCAATAAGCAATTTTACCATGACTTTAACATTGACCATGCTATTGAAGGCTTACCGTTCAATAGAATTCTACCAGCTGAGATGAACAACCTTATAGAGAATTTTGAAGACGGTCGCCACCACACTATTGAAACAGACACCGCCAAATTTGATGTCACCTCTAACTTTTTACGAGACAATAACCATGTATTTGGGAAAACGCTCTCAATAAGGGTTTTAACTAAATGA
- a CDS encoding HDOD domain-containing protein, with protein MLDQSNPELLEWLTSLEKLDQTKIISSETQKLLDELGSEDLNIARVSQLLESEPILCARILMIANSPFFGFARQIDRIEEAVVIIGSKTLTSLIYTSTLLKSTSNPSVLPYAKHSLTTALFGKALAEATNEDKDQAYLGGLLHLLPVIANYHPKLEGQLSNELLQAAASTLLVKIGMPESTCHNITNLYSDNPNNSQSKILKLANAMAIILTTEDCPFSSIPNLETLLSELSIKPSELATMCARVESEQHSLFRLLG; from the coding sequence ATGCTTGATCAATCAAACCCTGAACTCTTAGAGTGGCTAACGAGCCTTGAAAAGCTCGATCAAACTAAAATCATAAGCTCTGAAACCCAGAAGCTACTAGATGAACTCGGCAGTGAAGATTTAAACATTGCTCGAGTGAGCCAGCTGCTTGAGTCCGAGCCCATTCTTTGTGCCAGAATTTTGATGATTGCCAACAGTCCATTTTTTGGTTTTGCCCGACAAATTGACCGCATTGAAGAAGCCGTCGTCATCATCGGCAGTAAAACACTGACCTCATTGATTTACACCAGTACACTGCTAAAAAGCACCAGTAACCCTTCTGTATTGCCTTATGCAAAGCATTCGCTGACCACAGCCTTGTTCGGCAAAGCGCTGGCTGAAGCTACTAACGAAGACAAAGACCAAGCTTACTTAGGCGGCTTGTTGCATCTACTACCGGTTATTGCCAACTATCACCCGAAATTAGAAGGCCAGCTCAGCAATGAATTATTGCAGGCGGCGGCTTCCACCTTATTGGTAAAAATAGGCATGCCAGAGTCGACATGCCACAATATAACCAACTTATACAGTGACAACCCCAACAATAGCCAATCTAAAATATTGAAATTGGCTAACGCCATGGCGATTATTCTTACCACTGAGGATTGTCCATTCTCATCGATTCCCAATTTAGAAACATTGCTTTCTGAGTTATCCATTAAGCCTTCTGAGCTGGCGACTATGTGTGCCCGCGTTGAATCAGAACAGCACAGTTTATTCAGGTTACTAGGTTAA